In Coregonus clupeaformis isolate EN_2021a chromosome 7, ASM2061545v1, whole genome shotgun sequence, one genomic interval encodes:
- the LOC121569120 gene encoding interleukin-21 receptor-like, protein MAVKQLLITSLVLCYLIQYVACFCNVTCTTDYKTSLNCSCSGTVPSSPILLEAECRDFDGQVNDSCEITPSQSWCIIQPEDFYMYISSDTTCTARVKHTGKEDKMKTDDSTDWKLYQLVKPQHPVNVQVTENIDSYNITWQMDENTYLDKLFMYRVRIRTKHYLKDPVYYPVREDRRYLVLNNLTLQPGTEYVANVQASVNPVSNYQGPWSEWSSTVEWRTTEGDDKLWWQWPVLLTIVPCLILCCLCYLFKILWPKRLHLMNYSPSPEDFFKPLYHTYGGDFKKWVGPVFIFSELDPLGEKTPTQMMTEKQLDILGLSRLSVEEDSSSSSGDQGACHSAGHISIETVMVSGEEGALSGSSWETYKCSQGGGSFSQYTGGSRGGMDSEVEGPLGAGAEEEGGLCGQSGRRASTGLPAMEWQLQLQARNNQPEQISLVSEDGYPPMMLDLDSVDTIDSGVFVESDCSSPVNTNFDSEEQIDSALLSGVGSSPSEYVKQWMTGKTMQEDPTNSGQNRTM, encoded by the exons ATGGCTGTGAAACAACTGCTAATCACCTCACTGGTGTTGTGTTACCTGATTCAATACG TTGCATGTTTCTGCAATGTCACCTGCACCACAGACTACaagacatccctgaactgctCCTGCTCAGGCACAGTGCCCTCATCTCCCATTCTCCTTGAGGCAGAGTGCAG AGATTTTGACGGGCAAGTGAATGATAGCTGTGAAATAACACCCTCACAAAGCTGGTGCATAATACAACCAGAAGATTTTTACATGTACATATCCTCTGACACTACTTGCACTGCAAGAGTAAAGCACACAGGAAAAGAAGACAAAATGAAAACAGATGACTCAACTGACTGGAAATTGTATCAATTAG TGAAGCCGCAGCATCCTGTCAATGTGCAAGTAACAGAGAACATTGACAGCTATAACATCACTTGGCAGATGGATGAAAACACTTACCTTGATAAACTGTTCATGTACAGGGTGCGGATTagaacaaaacattatttaaag GATCCAGTCTATTACCCTGTAAGAGAGGACCGGAGGTACCTAGTGCTAAACAACCTTACACTGCAACCAGGAACTGAGTATGTGGCAAATGTCCAGGCCTCAGTGAACCCTGTGTCCAACTACCAAGGTCCCTGGAGCGAATGGAGCTCCACCGTAGAATGGAGGACTACAG AAGGGGATGATAAGTTATGGTGGCAGTGGCCCGTTTTACTGACCATTGTCCCCTGTTTGATCCTGTGCTGCCTGTGCTACCTCTTTAAAAT ATTGTGGCCGAAGAGGCTACACTTGATGAACTATTCCCCAAGCCCAGAGGACTTTTTCAAGCCTCTCTACCACACATATGGAGGGGATTTTAAG AAATGGGTTGGACCTGTCTTCATCTTCAGTGAGCTGGATCCTTTGGGGGAAAAAACACCTACACAGATGATGACTGAGAAGCAGCTAGACATCCTCGGGCTGTCCAGGCTGAGTGTGGAGgaagacagcagcagcagcagtggggACCAGGGCGCCTGTCACTCCGCTGGACACATCTCCATCGAAACTGTGATGGTGTCTGGGGAGGAAGGAGCTTTGTCAGGGAGTTCTTGGGAGACCTACAAGTGCAGCCAAGGTGGGGGAAGCTTCTCCCAATATACTGGAGGCAGCAGAGGAGGTATGGACAGTGAGGTGGAGGGCCCTCTTGGTGCTGGGGCAGAAGAGGAAGGAGGGTTATGTGGGCAGAGTGGAAGACGGGCATCAACGGGCCTGCCTGCTATGGAGTGGCAGCTCCAGCTACAGGCCCGGAACAATCAACCAGAGCAGATTTCATTGGTCTCAGAGGACGGCTACCCTCCCATGATGCTGGATCTGGACAGTGTGGACACCATTGACAGTGGAGTCTTTGTTGAGTCTGACTGTAGCAGTCCTGTGAACACTAACTTTGATTCTGAGGAGCAGATAGACTCTGCTTTACTGAGTGGGGTAGGCAGTTCCCCTTCCGAATATGTCAAACAGTGGATGACAGGTAAAACTATGCAAGAGGACCCAACCAActcaggacagaacagaacaatGTGA